DNA sequence from the Pedobacter sp. W3I1 genome:
AAATAAAATCTACTAATTCTATAGATATTATATACTTATTTCTATATTTGCTCAACGTTAATCATTAACAAAAATATGTTGAACAATTAAATGCTAAAATCATGTCGATTTATTTTCAATACCCGGCTATAGATGAATATTCGAAACTCATTTATCCGTTGCAAACAGAAAAAGTTGAGCCCCAGCTTCTAAAGGATGAAGATAGCATAAATAAAGAACAGATTTTAGAATTAAGAGATTATTTGGCGTTAAAGCAATTATAAAAACAAGGCCAGTTGACCGATAGGAAGGTTGGAGTTTCATAAACTCTTTACAATGGTTCGAATCCATTACTAGGCCGCAAAGTGTATCTCATAGCACTTTCTCCTGATTCTGCTCAATCAGGCAAGATTTGGTTATCTTATATTTGTTTTGTTGTTAGCAAAGGCTATCCGCGATGGGTAGCCTTTACCTTTTACCTAGGTGCAGTCATCCTAAGCGCAACGTATGGATTCTATCAGCATCCTATCTTTAATTAATTAGAAGCGCAGTTTCAGTGCTTATAGTGAAGGGTTGCTCCTGCTGTCCACTCTAATCTTTTTGGAAAAGCTTTCGAAATACAATACAACGGAACCAAAAAGTATTTCCGTTTCCATCATGGCTATTTAGCAGATACAGTGATTTAAAAAGTTATTTCACATGCAATGAATATGATAAGGTTTATTTTTTTTCAAAAATCTCAAAACTTTTTATTTCATTTTGGGTTATTTATATAATTCACATTATACTAATCTTTTACAGATTAATTTGTTTGGTTTAAAAAAGGGATTTATGGATATAAATCCCTTTTCTTTTATGCAAAAATTTTAAATCATATCTTAGTCCAATCAATATCACAATACTTTAGATGAACAGAAAACATTTCCTTTCTTCGTTTATTGCAGCCACAACTGTACTTCCTGCTTTTAAAACTCTGGCCAATACCGTAGAAAATGAAAGTTCATCATTTAAAGCACCTCCCTATTTAAAACCTGGTGATAACATTGGGATTACAAGTCCAGCAGGGTACATTACGCTGGAACAGATCCAGCCTTCAGTTTTACAAATGCAAAGTTGGGGATTTAGCATAAAAGTTGGCGATACAATCGGCAAACGAGATTTTACCTATGGTGGAACGGATGAAGAGCGGTTAGCTGATTTTCAGCAGATGCTTGATGACCCAACAATCAAAGCTATTATGTGTGCTCGTGGTGGTTATGGTTTTGTACGGATAATCGATAAACTGGATTTCTCTTTATTTAAAAGAAAGCCAAAATGGATTATCGGTTTTAGTGATATCACCGTTTTGCACTGTCATTTGGCCAAAAATTATGGTATTGCCTCTATCCACTCCAAAATGTGTAATAGTTTTCCTGATGATTGGAGTAAAGCTGAACCAATACAGATTGAAACAATTCTATCTATAAAAAATGCTTTAATTGGTGAGCAAATGGGTTACACCGCTCCTATTAACATGAATAACCGGCAAGGAAAAGTTGATGGCATTTTAGTGGGCGGAAACCTAAGTATTATTGAAACTTTAGCAGGCAGTGATTCTGATTTGGATACAAAAGGAAAAATACTTTTCATAGAAGATACTGGCGAATACCTTTATAGTATTGATAGAATGTTGTGGAACCTAAAACGCAGCGGCAAACTGAAACATCTAAAGGGATTAATCGTTGGTGGTTTTAAAGTTAAACCTGATGATGTTGGCGAAGAATTTGGCAAAACCATTTATGATAGCGTTTTGGAAAAAGTAAAGGAATACACCTATCCTGTTGCTTTTGATTTCCCGGTTGGTCACCAACGAAACAACTTCGCATTAAAATGTGGTGTAAACCATACCTTAATTGTAAACGAAACCGGCTCGGTATTACGAACGGTTTAGCCTATTTACCATTCGTATTTTCGTC
Encoded proteins:
- a CDS encoding LD-carboxypeptidase is translated as MNRKHFLSSFIAATTVLPAFKTLANTVENESSSFKAPPYLKPGDNIGITSPAGYITLEQIQPSVLQMQSWGFSIKVGDTIGKRDFTYGGTDEERLADFQQMLDDPTIKAIMCARGGYGFVRIIDKLDFSLFKRKPKWIIGFSDITVLHCHLAKNYGIASIHSKMCNSFPDDWSKAEPIQIETILSIKNALIGEQMGYTAPINMNNRQGKVDGILVGGNLSIIETLAGSDSDLDTKGKILFIEDTGEYLYSIDRMLWNLKRSGKLKHLKGLIVGGFKVKPDDVGEEFGKTIYDSVLEKVKEYTYPVAFDFPVGHQRNNFALKCGVNHTLIVNETGSVLRTV